In one Pseudarthrobacter sp. NBSH8 genomic region, the following are encoded:
- a CDS encoding FtsK/SpoIIIE domain-containing protein, whose product MPLECTLVRSPGSGLVRTPLELTVDASIGTCGADLQAELGARFGTGALSVDGVMLASLTVGEPPLVNGAVIVDGGTRSLAGKSRRPSGPPAPLALAVLSGAGAGTVVPLRRGTYSIGRSNADIVIPDSELSRRHALIFVSETAITIEDLDSANGTEVDGERVRKTVVATGSVIRCGNSTMSLIFVDAPGVRLEEAGSDVHEPLLIQRRIDAVNRGALVLTAVLPLVIGVGLAVMTGMWMFLAFTAVSAVSVLVPVVSGKRQRRDLATAVATAVRHDQERRRRAAPPLSDLVVSGPPSGASHERAPGEHRIWLRVGLAAQRANIRFEPAAPGLGVPSAGVVPLALDPANSLTTVSGPGESLEGLMRSLIMQLAGYPRAGRTRVVVHGPAGQLPLSARFLPRVTLTATKAAATAALARESAPATRQGVLLMINAGDPADDGIKTLAAENHWQVIVFRTRLVSVAPADIELGERIAELHGPEGPIRFVPDLAPEDVFGSFCRLLSRAAAPFNSNASIVPQTCLLRDLLNPSKSETSARWAASRHEPGLPVPIGQTADGTRYLDLQTDGPHLLVAGTTGSGKSELLRSITAALALSHPPDRINFLFVDFKGGSGLAPLQGLPHCVGMLTDLASHELDRALVSLRAEIRLREGILASAQAPDLASYRASRTTRDAQLPHLVVIIDEFRMLVEQAPTALTELMRIAAIGRSLGIHLIMATQRPQGALTADIRANVTTSIALRVQSDMESMDIINSAAASAISLHTPGRAFLARGTEEPEEFQAASLTEPTDRSVPGRLRVRLASESLKDPTGELPAADDHEDLTPAMAAAPMVDMTSSLWVRMDGQPARPPMAAPLPHVLQRPVAPVAAVTGPAFEPGDGNPQGWAISLGMMDLPYQQRTAPLDWLPFEHGHLGLVGAPEAGVPDALKVMVNGLASHQFEAHFYVLDADGSLDGIESNCRVGAKAGPQDLRRAVRILERLKQELSLRLGSSPDHHRTPLLLIIAGWGTWASSFRSGPLAWAEELVHDLLRDGSRAGIIVAISGQRELVTARFYASVPNRFYFPYCSNDDSRLAWPKMPATSEVPGRAVAFGPLAAGKSAVCQFFTTSDDEESLWTDPGKAGGHAVVRRPFRVDSLPAKVSITEMMERAMPNKGELPARPGTHGPKVHPETPGPRTLVIGLGGDELAPVSVRIPAGGVLAVLGGPGGGKTNFLRLLPELNAGTAQWLAPDAGADACEYWSVALQKAAAGTVGSHAIALVDDADLLPQSAHQDLTELNNRGISVVFTAGFSPMLVQRVPLALSARGSGTGLLIAPRSLMDGDLFGIRFDAEPNPPPGRSVLVTNSRPVPVQLGWVPDT is encoded by the coding sequence CGGCGCCCTGTCAGTGGACGGCGTGATGCTCGCCTCCCTCACGGTGGGCGAGCCGCCGCTGGTAAACGGGGCGGTGATCGTCGACGGCGGGACGCGGAGCCTTGCAGGCAAGTCGCGGCGGCCTTCCGGACCGCCGGCGCCGCTCGCCCTTGCAGTTCTGAGCGGCGCCGGCGCCGGGACAGTGGTTCCCCTGAGGCGCGGAACGTACAGCATCGGCCGAAGCAACGCGGACATCGTTATCCCGGATTCTGAACTGTCCAGGCGACACGCCCTCATTTTTGTTTCCGAAACTGCCATCACCATCGAGGACCTTGACAGTGCCAACGGTACGGAAGTCGACGGCGAGCGGGTAAGAAAAACGGTGGTGGCCACCGGATCCGTCATCCGTTGCGGCAACTCCACGATGTCGCTGATCTTCGTGGATGCTCCCGGCGTGAGGCTGGAAGAAGCAGGATCAGACGTACACGAGCCCCTTCTGATCCAACGGCGCATCGACGCCGTTAACCGTGGCGCACTCGTGCTGACGGCCGTCCTGCCGTTGGTCATCGGTGTGGGGCTGGCTGTCATGACCGGGATGTGGATGTTCCTGGCCTTCACCGCGGTGTCTGCGGTCTCCGTCCTTGTGCCGGTCGTCTCCGGGAAGCGTCAACGCAGGGACTTGGCCACAGCGGTGGCGACCGCGGTCCGCCACGACCAGGAGCGGCGTCGACGCGCTGCTCCACCGCTGTCCGATCTTGTGGTCAGCGGCCCGCCGTCCGGCGCTTCGCATGAACGGGCTCCCGGCGAACATAGGATCTGGTTACGCGTGGGTTTGGCCGCCCAACGTGCAAATATCCGATTCGAGCCGGCCGCGCCTGGACTGGGGGTCCCGTCGGCCGGAGTTGTTCCGCTGGCCCTCGATCCGGCCAATTCCTTGACCACTGTCAGCGGCCCTGGTGAGTCCCTCGAAGGTCTGATGCGGTCGCTCATCATGCAGCTCGCGGGCTACCCGCGGGCCGGCCGCACGCGCGTGGTGGTCCATGGTCCGGCCGGTCAGCTTCCACTCAGCGCCCGGTTCCTGCCCAGAGTTACGCTGACGGCCACGAAGGCCGCAGCAACAGCCGCGCTGGCAAGGGAGTCTGCCCCAGCAACCAGACAAGGCGTGCTCCTGATGATCAACGCCGGCGACCCGGCGGACGACGGGATCAAAACTCTCGCGGCGGAAAACCACTGGCAGGTCATTGTTTTCCGGACCCGGCTTGTTTCCGTGGCACCAGCGGACATCGAACTCGGTGAACGCATAGCAGAGCTGCACGGACCGGAGGGGCCCATTCGTTTTGTGCCGGACCTGGCACCGGAAGACGTCTTCGGCAGCTTTTGCCGCCTGCTTTCCCGTGCTGCCGCGCCCTTCAACAGCAATGCGTCAATCGTGCCGCAAACTTGCCTGCTCCGCGACCTGCTCAACCCCAGCAAGTCTGAAACGTCAGCGCGCTGGGCCGCTTCCCGCCACGAACCGGGACTCCCCGTGCCTATCGGTCAAACCGCCGACGGCACCCGCTATCTGGATCTCCAAACCGACGGGCCCCATTTGCTGGTGGCCGGGACCACCGGGTCGGGAAAATCCGAGCTGCTGCGCAGCATCACCGCGGCATTGGCGCTCAGCCACCCGCCGGACCGCATTAATTTCCTGTTTGTCGACTTTAAAGGCGGATCAGGGCTTGCGCCCCTGCAAGGCCTTCCACACTGTGTGGGGATGCTCACCGATCTGGCCAGCCACGAGCTCGACCGGGCGCTGGTATCCCTTCGGGCGGAAATCCGGCTGCGGGAAGGAATACTGGCGTCCGCCCAGGCGCCTGATCTGGCTTCATATCGGGCCTCCCGCACGACTCGGGATGCTCAGCTCCCCCACCTAGTTGTGATCATTGATGAATTCCGGATGCTGGTTGAGCAGGCGCCGACAGCCCTGACCGAACTCATGAGGATCGCCGCTATCGGGCGCTCCCTGGGCATCCACCTGATCATGGCGACGCAGCGGCCGCAGGGCGCCCTGACGGCCGACATTCGGGCGAACGTCACAACCAGCATCGCCCTCCGCGTCCAGTCCGACATGGAGTCGATGGACATCATCAATTCCGCGGCCGCTTCAGCCATCAGCCTGCATACACCAGGGCGCGCTTTCCTGGCGCGGGGCACTGAAGAACCAGAGGAGTTCCAGGCTGCCTCCCTGACGGAACCGACTGACAGGAGCGTTCCAGGCCGCCTGCGGGTACGTCTAGCCTCGGAATCGCTCAAGGACCCCACCGGCGAACTACCCGCGGCGGACGACCACGAAGACCTGACACCCGCGATGGCGGCCGCGCCCATGGTCGACATGACGTCCAGCCTCTGGGTCCGCATGGATGGGCAGCCGGCAAGGCCACCCATGGCTGCCCCGCTCCCGCACGTCCTGCAACGCCCGGTGGCGCCCGTTGCAGCCGTGACCGGCCCTGCATTCGAGCCCGGGGACGGGAACCCACAGGGGTGGGCCATAAGCCTCGGAATGATGGACCTGCCCTACCAGCAACGGACAGCACCGCTCGACTGGCTCCCTTTCGAACACGGGCATCTGGGACTCGTTGGTGCCCCTGAGGCAGGCGTGCCCGACGCCCTGAAGGTTATGGTCAACGGACTCGCATCCCATCAGTTCGAAGCGCATTTCTACGTCCTCGACGCCGACGGTTCCTTGGACGGCATCGAGTCGAACTGCCGCGTTGGCGCCAAGGCCGGTCCACAAGACCTTCGACGTGCCGTCCGAATTCTCGAACGCCTCAAACAGGAGCTGTCACTTCGGCTGGGCAGCTCCCCCGACCATCACCGGACTCCCCTGCTGCTGATTATCGCCGGCTGGGGAACGTGGGCTTCGTCCTTCCGGTCCGGGCCGCTGGCCTGGGCGGAAGAACTGGTCCACGATCTTCTGCGGGATGGCAGCCGCGCAGGAATCATTGTCGCCATTTCGGGACAAAGAGAGCTGGTGACCGCCAGGTTCTACGCCTCAGTGCCGAACCGTTTCTACTTTCCATACTGCTCAAACGACGACAGCCGCCTCGCGTGGCCGAAAATGCCCGCCACGTCTGAAGTCCCTGGCCGGGCGGTGGCCTTCGGACCGCTCGCGGCAGGCAAATCTGCCGTCTGCCAGTTCTTTACAACGTCCGACGACGAAGAATCTCTGTGGACTGACCCAGGAAAAGCCGGCGGCCATGCAGTTGTCAGACGGCCCTTCCGTGTGGATTCGCTGCCCGCCAAGGTATCGATAACAGAAATGATGGAACGTGCAATGCCGAATAAGGGAGAATTGCCGGCCCGGCCGGGAACCCACGGTCCGAAGGTTCATCCAGAGACTCCTGGACCACGGACCTTAGTCATTGGGCTGGGCGGAGACGAACTGGCGCCGGTCTCCGTCCGGATTCCGGCAGGCGGAGTTCTCGCCGTGCTCGGAGGGCCCGGCGGCGGCAAGACCAACTTTCTGCGCCTGTTACCGGAGCTGAACGCCGGGACGGCACAGTGGCTGGCACCAGATGCAGGCGCTGACGCCTGCGAGTACTGGTCCGTTGCGCTTCAGAAGGCTGCCGCCGGCACGGTGGGCAGCCATGCCATCGCACTTGTGGACGACGCAGACCTTCTGCCCCAGTCAGCGCACCAGGACCTTACGGAACTGAACAACAGAGGGATCAGCGTGGTTTTCACTGCCGGGTTCAGTCCGATGCTGGTCCAGCGCGTGCCCCTGGCGCTCAGCGCTCGGGGTTCGGGGACCGGGCTGCTGATTGCACCGCGCAGCCTCATGGACGGCGACCTGTTTGGCATCAGGTTCGACGCGGAGCCAAATCCGCCACCGGGCCGCAGCGTCCTGGTAACGAACAGCAGGCCGGTGCCGGTCCAGCTGGGCTGGGTTCCTGACACGTAG
- a CDS encoding WhiB family transcriptional regulator: protein MDWRNRAACLDKDPELFFPVGNTGPALLQIEEAKSVCRRCPVVDTCLQWALESGQDAGVWGGMSEDERRALKRRAARARRAS from the coding sequence ATGGATTGGCGTAACCGCGCGGCGTGCCTCGACAAGGACCCGGAACTGTTTTTCCCGGTAGGAAACACAGGGCCTGCCCTCCTCCAGATTGAGGAAGCCAAAAGCGTTTGCCGCCGCTGCCCCGTCGTTGACACATGCCTCCAGTGGGCGCTCGAATCCGGCCAGGACGCCGGCGTCTGGGGCGGCATGAGCGAAGACGAACGCCGCGCCCTCAAGCGCCGTGCCGCACGCGCCCGCCGCGCCTCCTAA
- a CDS encoding sensor histidine kinase, giving the protein MAIFTDPIREHADFGPGDAEWLHLLVGDWQMVADLAFADLALWFPHPDHGYVALAHVRPSTTHTVFHGDFVGEPIRQDLQPLVDKAWSSRAIERSSETNWSTDMALRVEAVPMVRNGRTLAVVTTHMDLSSSRMPSRLELTYRQCAYDLLRMGTLGLWPDFASPTGSRRGAPRVGDGLIRLDAEGIVQYASPNGVSAFRRLGDGESLEGRSLAEVTAGLLKDRRLVDETLPLVVTGRMPWRSEIESRGVSLSLRAIPLRDEQQRFGALVLCRDVSELRRREMELVTKDATIREIHHRVKNNLQTVAALLRMQSRRMVSDEAKQGLEQAMRRVATIALVHETLSQGLAQSVDFDELIGRQFRLSAEVASPSQQVKTERAGLFGELPSDFATPLALVINELVTNAVEHGLEGRTGTVWLIADRSEEEDGEELLTVTIADDGVGLPDTPHVEGLGLQIVRTLVTSELGGTIAWQPREGGGTAVQIRLSLAPR; this is encoded by the coding sequence GTGGCAATCTTTACGGACCCCATCAGGGAACACGCTGATTTCGGGCCGGGCGATGCCGAATGGCTGCACCTCCTGGTGGGCGACTGGCAGATGGTCGCTGACCTGGCGTTCGCCGACCTGGCATTGTGGTTCCCGCACCCGGATCACGGCTATGTGGCGCTGGCGCACGTCAGGCCGTCAACCACGCACACCGTGTTCCACGGCGACTTTGTGGGCGAGCCCATCCGGCAGGACCTGCAGCCGCTGGTGGACAAGGCCTGGAGCAGCCGCGCCATCGAACGGTCCAGCGAGACCAACTGGAGCACGGACATGGCGTTGCGGGTGGAGGCTGTGCCGATGGTCCGCAACGGCCGGACCCTGGCCGTGGTGACCACTCACATGGACCTGTCCAGTTCCAGGATGCCGTCCCGCCTGGAGCTGACGTACCGGCAGTGCGCCTACGATCTCCTCCGGATGGGAACGCTGGGACTGTGGCCCGACTTTGCCTCGCCCACCGGTTCGCGCCGCGGCGCGCCTCGTGTGGGGGACGGGCTGATCCGGCTCGACGCCGAAGGCATTGTGCAGTACGCAAGCCCCAACGGGGTATCGGCCTTCCGGCGGCTGGGCGACGGCGAGTCACTGGAAGGCCGTTCCCTGGCCGAGGTGACCGCCGGCCTGCTGAAGGACCGGCGGCTCGTGGACGAGACGCTGCCGCTGGTGGTGACCGGCCGGATGCCGTGGCGCAGTGAGATCGAATCCCGTGGTGTGAGCCTGTCACTGCGGGCCATCCCGCTGCGGGATGAGCAGCAGCGCTTTGGTGCGCTGGTGCTGTGCCGGGACGTGTCCGAACTGCGGCGTCGGGAGATGGAACTCGTCACCAAGGACGCAACCATCCGCGAGATCCACCACCGGGTGAAAAACAACCTTCAGACCGTTGCAGCCCTGCTGCGTATGCAGTCCCGCCGCATGGTCAGCGACGAGGCCAAGCAAGGCCTGGAGCAGGCGATGCGGCGCGTGGCGACCATCGCACTGGTGCATGAGACGCTGTCGCAGGGCCTGGCGCAGAGCGTTGACTTCGACGAGCTGATCGGCCGCCAGTTCAGGCTGTCCGCGGAGGTCGCTTCGCCGTCGCAGCAGGTCAAGACCGAGCGTGCCGGATTGTTTGGCGAACTGCCCAGCGACTTCGCCACCCCGCTGGCACTGGTCATCAATGAACTGGTGACCAACGCCGTCGAGCATGGCCTCGAAGGACGCACTGGCACGGTGTGGCTCATCGCCGACCGTTCCGAAGAGGAGGACGGCGAGGAACTGCTGACCGTCACCATTGCCGACGACGGTGTGGGACTCCCGGATACGCCGCACGTCGAGGGACTGGGACTGCAGATTGTCCGCACGCTGGTCACCAGTGAGCTGGGCGGCACCATCGCGTGGCAGCCGCGCGAGGGAGGCGGAACGGCCGTCCAGATCCGGCTCAGCCTGGCGCCCAGATAG
- a CDS encoding NAD-glutamate dehydrogenase — translation MSSGSSVEDQALAIGDREGFLADYYQHLAEEDARTYSPEVLASRAETHRGVAANRQPGQAQVSIVNEEDSSVVYVVTDDMPFLVDSVNAELVRQNAAIGLVLHPLFVVTRNRETGQLVKVDRVPSHIGLSSGDTAAMPMLSHLIAQGENASHMESWIAVEINRVSEETKASLLDGLDRILGDVRAAVEDWPKMRNKAQQIAASLDQVSHPAQIAELRQAQDLLRWLDDGNFTFLGYREYDLVTVDGEDVLELREDSGLGLLRAKPGAPHMQHLTDAGRKKAREKKALVITKANSRSTVHRPAYLDYIGVKSFDAVGNVNGERRFIGLFATSAYAGSVRNIPIVREKVDAVLGNAGFPPDSHSGKDLLGILETYPRDELFQIETEDLAATATGIQRLQERRRTRLFLRPDIYGRFMSALVYLPRDRYTTNVRLRIEEELRTTFQAETIDYEARMTESALARLFFRIRLPKGAEISHVNADELEARLVRAARSWSEGIAEVLRERGADEQAKELAAIWSEAFPAGYRVDYEVEDALEDIARFEKYGAEAERTAGAKQERPGVHVYLPKGAGEVLEEDARVKLYMLEPKSLSQILPFFHNLGLEVLDERPFEIETADQRDFFLYDLGLKYPAGIDPLATGQLLADSFGAAVSGAVESDSFDRLVLREGMQWRQITVLRAYTRYMRQMGNTNSVGFMADTLLANPEVTKALTALFAARFDPALSGTERLVAQEKVRGELSAAIDEVATLDADRVLRTLANLIEATLRTNYYQYKTHLSFKLDPARIEGLPFPRPMFEIWVYSPRVEGVHLRFGKVARGGLRWSDRREDFRTEILGLVKAQTVKNAVIVPTGAKGGFFAKRLPDPAADRAAWMAEGVESYKTFIRGLLDLTDNLVAGAEGETVVPPSDVVRHDDDDSYLVVAADKGTATFSDIANGLAAEYGFWLGDAFASGGSVGYDHKAMGITARGAWESVKRHFSELDVDTQTQPFSVVGVGDMSGDVFGNGMLLSRHIRLLAAFDHRHIFLDPAPETESSFVERRRLFELPRSSWDDYDKSLISEGGGVYARQAKSIPVSPQVRAALGLPEAITELSPPELLRAILLAPADLLYNGGIGTYVKASTESNASVGDKANDSIRVDGQDLRVKVVGEGGNLGMTQRGRIEAALQGVILNTDAIDNSAGVDCSDHEVNIKIFVDRMVAADKLTTEERAGFLASMTDEVGRLVLEDNVDQNILLLNDRMRVAEWSPSYERLMDWLEKSADLKRDLEALPSTETLRERLGQGQGLTSPELSVLAAYAKIELASALRDSDLADDPWFRATLRAYFPQQLRERFDAELDTHPLRREIIATVVANDMINMGGITFAFRTMEETSATEVAVAKSFVALREIFDLTTMVAELNSLPASFPTEHWSTVHLDIRRLLDRAVRWLLAQGGTSRPIAETVAEFKPLLDPMRARLLDYLRGDDRDRVDNWLETARGWELPEGLAIRWAELFESFALLDIAKIVHARKEPVEEIAAVYYTVFNRFHADSLLERISSLPRQDRWQALARAALRDDLYSTVSDMTTAVLESTASRDSAEDRLKDWERQNAEQLGRAKSMFDEVNSLEADDMASLSVALRLLRSIVRR, via the coding sequence ATGTCGTCTGGATCCAGCGTGGAGGATCAAGCCTTGGCTATTGGTGACCGGGAGGGATTCCTGGCGGATTATTACCAGCATCTTGCCGAAGAGGATGCCCGGACGTATTCCCCGGAGGTGCTGGCCAGCCGGGCGGAAACCCACCGCGGTGTCGCCGCGAACCGGCAGCCGGGCCAGGCTCAGGTTTCCATCGTCAACGAGGAAGACAGCAGCGTCGTCTATGTCGTCACGGACGATATGCCTTTCCTTGTTGACTCGGTCAACGCCGAGCTTGTGCGCCAGAACGCCGCCATCGGACTTGTCCTTCATCCGCTGTTCGTGGTGACCCGGAACCGGGAAACGGGGCAGCTGGTTAAGGTTGATCGGGTCCCGTCCCACATTGGTCTCTCCAGCGGTGATACGGCGGCGATGCCCATGTTGTCGCACCTCATTGCGCAAGGCGAAAACGCCTCCCACATGGAGTCGTGGATCGCCGTGGAAATCAACCGCGTCTCCGAAGAGACAAAGGCGTCGTTGCTGGACGGGCTGGACCGCATTCTGGGAGACGTGCGCGCCGCCGTCGAAGACTGGCCCAAGATGCGAAACAAGGCCCAACAGATTGCCGCGAGTCTGGACCAGGTGTCCCACCCGGCCCAGATTGCCGAACTGCGGCAGGCGCAGGACCTTTTGCGCTGGCTCGACGACGGCAACTTCACTTTCCTCGGATACCGCGAGTACGACCTGGTCACCGTCGACGGTGAAGATGTGCTGGAGCTGCGTGAAGACAGCGGTCTCGGACTGCTCCGGGCGAAGCCGGGCGCTCCGCACATGCAGCACCTCACCGACGCCGGCCGAAAAAAGGCGCGGGAAAAGAAGGCGCTGGTAATCACGAAGGCAAACTCGCGGTCCACGGTCCACCGTCCCGCGTACCTTGACTACATCGGCGTGAAGAGTTTTGACGCCGTAGGCAACGTCAACGGCGAGCGCCGCTTCATCGGCCTGTTCGCGACCAGTGCCTACGCCGGATCCGTCCGGAACATCCCCATCGTGCGCGAAAAAGTGGACGCCGTGCTGGGCAATGCGGGCTTCCCGCCGGACTCACACTCCGGCAAGGACCTTTTGGGGATCCTGGAGACGTACCCCCGCGACGAACTGTTCCAGATCGAGACCGAGGACCTGGCGGCCACAGCAACCGGCATCCAGAGATTGCAGGAGCGGCGGCGGACCCGCCTGTTCCTCCGGCCGGACATCTACGGCCGTTTTATGTCCGCGTTGGTCTACCTTCCGCGTGACCGGTACACCACCAATGTCCGTCTCCGCATCGAGGAAGAACTGCGGACCACGTTCCAGGCGGAGACCATCGACTACGAGGCGCGCATGACCGAATCGGCCCTCGCCCGCCTGTTCTTCCGGATCCGCCTGCCCAAGGGCGCTGAGATTAGCCACGTTAACGCCGATGAGCTTGAAGCGCGGCTGGTCCGGGCAGCCCGTTCGTGGAGTGAGGGCATCGCTGAAGTCCTGCGGGAACGCGGCGCGGATGAGCAGGCGAAGGAGCTCGCAGCCATCTGGTCGGAGGCTTTTCCGGCCGGCTACCGGGTGGATTACGAAGTCGAAGACGCGCTGGAGGACATCGCCCGTTTCGAGAAATACGGGGCTGAAGCCGAGCGCACAGCCGGTGCAAAGCAGGAACGGCCGGGCGTCCACGTGTACTTGCCCAAGGGTGCCGGTGAAGTCCTCGAAGAGGATGCCCGCGTCAAGCTGTACATGTTGGAGCCCAAGAGCCTGAGCCAGATCCTGCCGTTCTTCCACAATCTTGGACTCGAGGTGCTGGATGAGCGGCCCTTTGAGATCGAGACAGCTGACCAGCGCGACTTCTTCCTCTATGACCTCGGGCTGAAATACCCTGCCGGCATTGATCCGCTGGCCACAGGACAGCTGCTGGCCGACTCGTTCGGTGCCGCCGTATCCGGCGCCGTTGAGTCGGACAGCTTTGACCGGCTGGTTCTGCGTGAGGGGATGCAGTGGCGCCAGATCACGGTCCTGCGGGCCTACACCCGGTACATGCGGCAAATGGGGAACACCAACTCGGTGGGTTTCATGGCGGACACTCTGCTCGCCAATCCCGAGGTCACCAAGGCCCTGACGGCTCTTTTCGCGGCCCGGTTCGACCCCGCCCTGAGTGGGACCGAGCGCCTTGTGGCGCAGGAGAAGGTCCGTGGCGAGTTGTCAGCTGCCATTGACGAGGTGGCAACGCTCGACGCCGACCGTGTGCTGCGGACCTTGGCGAACCTGATCGAGGCGACCCTACGCACCAATTACTACCAGTACAAGACGCACCTGAGCTTCAAGCTCGATCCTGCCCGGATTGAGGGGCTGCCGTTCCCGCGGCCGATGTTCGAAATCTGGGTCTATTCCCCGCGGGTCGAGGGCGTCCACCTCCGCTTCGGCAAGGTGGCCCGTGGCGGCTTGCGCTGGTCTGACCGGCGCGAGGATTTCCGGACGGAGATCCTTGGCCTGGTGAAGGCGCAGACCGTCAAGAACGCGGTCATCGTGCCCACCGGGGCCAAGGGCGGTTTCTTCGCCAAGCGGCTGCCCGACCCCGCCGCGGACCGTGCGGCGTGGATGGCCGAGGGTGTTGAAAGCTATAAGACGTTCATCCGGGGCCTGTTGGACCTCACTGACAACCTCGTCGCCGGAGCTGAAGGCGAAACTGTTGTGCCGCCGTCGGACGTTGTAAGGCACGACGACGACGATTCCTACCTCGTGGTGGCGGCGGACAAGGGGACGGCCACGTTCTCCGACATCGCCAACGGGCTGGCGGCTGAATACGGGTTCTGGCTTGGTGACGCGTTCGCTTCCGGAGGTTCGGTGGGGTATGACCACAAGGCCATGGGCATCACGGCCCGTGGCGCCTGGGAGTCGGTAAAACGCCACTTCAGCGAGCTTGACGTGGACACCCAGACCCAGCCGTTCAGCGTGGTGGGCGTGGGCGACATGTCCGGTGACGTGTTTGGCAATGGCATGCTCCTGTCCCGGCACATCCGGTTGCTGGCGGCTTTCGACCACCGGCACATCTTCCTGGACCCCGCACCGGAAACGGAATCGTCGTTCGTGGAACGGCGGAGGCTGTTTGAACTGCCGCGGTCCTCTTGGGATGACTACGACAAGTCCCTCATAAGCGAAGGCGGCGGCGTGTACGCCCGCCAGGCCAAATCCATTCCGGTCTCGCCGCAGGTCCGGGCGGCGCTGGGTCTGCCGGAGGCGATCACCGAGCTGAGCCCGCCGGAACTTCTCCGCGCCATTCTGCTCGCCCCCGCCGACCTGCTGTACAACGGCGGGATCGGAACGTACGTCAAGGCCAGCACCGAGTCCAACGCGTCCGTAGGTGACAAGGCCAATGACTCCATCCGCGTGGACGGCCAGGACCTTCGGGTCAAGGTGGTGGGCGAAGGCGGAAACCTGGGCATGACGCAGCGCGGCCGCATCGAAGCCGCCCTGCAAGGCGTCATCCTGAACACCGACGCGATCGACAACTCGGCCGGCGTCGACTGCTCCGACCATGAAGTGAACATCAAGATCTTCGTTGACCGGATGGTCGCTGCGGACAAACTGACCACGGAGGAACGGGCAGGGTTCCTCGCCTCCATGACGGACGAAGTGGGGCGGCTGGTCCTTGAGGACAACGTGGACCAGAACATCCTGCTTCTGAACGACCGGATGCGCGTGGCCGAGTGGAGCCCCAGTTATGAGCGCCTAATGGACTGGCTGGAAAAGTCGGCTGACCTGAAGCGTGACCTTGAAGCGCTGCCCAGCACCGAAACGCTGCGGGAACGCCTAGGCCAAGGTCAGGGGCTGACGTCACCGGAGCTTTCGGTGCTGGCGGCTTACGCGAAGATCGAACTGGCGTCGGCACTGCGTGACAGCGACCTCGCCGACGATCCCTGGTTCCGAGCGACGCTGCGCGCGTACTTCCCGCAGCAGCTGCGGGAACGGTTCGACGCCGAACTGGACACCCATCCGCTGCGGCGCGAGATCATTGCCACGGTGGTGGCCAACGACATGATCAACATGGGCGGCATCACGTTCGCCTTCCGCACCATGGAGGAAACCTCGGCCACGGAGGTGGCCGTGGCCAAGTCCTTCGTGGCGCTCCGCGAGATCTTCGACCTGACCACCATGGTGGCGGAGCTGAACAGCCTGCCGGCGTCGTTCCCCACCGAACACTGGAGCACCGTCCACCTGGACATCCGCCGCCTGCTGGACCGCGCCGTCCGGTGGCTGCTGGCCCAGGGCGGCACGTCCCGGCCCATCGCGGAGACCGTGGCCGAATTCAAGCCGCTCCTGGACCCGATGCGCGCGCGGCTGCTGGATTATCTCCGCGGCGATGACCGTGACCGCGTTGACAACTGGCTGGAGACCGCGCGCGGGTGGGAGCTTCCGGAGGGGCTTGCCATTAGGTGGGCGGAGCTCTTCGAGAGCTTTGCCCTGCTGGACATCGCCAAGATCGTGCATGCCCGTAAGGAGCCGGTGGAAGAGATTGCGGCGGTTTACTACACCGTGTTCAACCGCTTCCACGCTGACTCGCTGCTGGAACGGATCAGCAGCCTGCCGCGCCAGGACAGATGGCAGGCGCTGGCCAGGGCCGCACTCCGGGATGACCTCTATTCCACCGTCTCGGACATGACGACGGCGGTACTCGAGTCAACAGCGTCCAGGGACTCTGCGGAGGACAGGCTGAAGGACTGGGAACGCCAGAATGCCGAGCAGCTGGGCAGGGCGAAGAGCATGTTTGACGAGGTCAACTCGCTCGAAGCCGACGATATGGCGTCGCTGTCGGTAGCATTGAGGCTCTTGAGGTCAATCGTCCGACGCTAG